From Aegilops tauschii subsp. strangulata cultivar AL8/78 chromosome 5, Aet v6.0, whole genome shotgun sequence:
TTTCCAGGTAGCTAAATCCAGGATGATGCAATTATGCAGCCGCACTCTCCGCAATGTCAGGCGGCACCAAACGCTGCCGCCAGCCCGCCGGCACGCGCCTCCCGCGAGACGTGATTGCCAGCATCCTCGTCCGCCTCCCCGCGATCGAACTCCGCCGCCACTGCCGCGTCTGCAAGGAGTGGCGCGATGTCATCTCCGATCCAGCGTTCATCAAAGCGCACATGGTCCAAGGACCGCGGGCCCCGACCCACACCGTCGTGTTCGTGCCCTCCTCCAGTCGCTGCGGCGGCCGTGGGTGCCTCTTCGACGAGCACTGGCGGCTCACTGCCAGGTTCACCGTCGGCGATTCGGAGGTCCTGATAGGGACGTGCAACGGCCTGCTTTGCTTCCACGACCAACTCAAAGGCGTCATGAAGGTCGTGGAACCATTCACCGGTGAGTCGTTGGCGGTGCCGGTGCCGACAGATTCGTCACGCTGGCGCGTCGCCCGTTCCTACTGCTTCGGCTTCGACGCCACAAGGAGGCAATTCAAGATCGTTCACAGAGGCAAGCCCTGTGGCCAGCCCTATATTCCGGGCGTGCGACATGGTCAATTGCAGGTGTTTACGTTCGGAGCAGACACGGAGTGTAGGACTCTGAGGAGCATTGCGTCATGTAGCTCCAACTCCAGCGACGAGCTGCCTTGCAACGGCGGAGCCATGTACTGGAGTTACACGGACAAAGTGGGTCTGATCCCGAAGTACGCGCGCTTGGACCTGGCGACGGAGGAGATCACGTCGGTCGAGTGCCGGCTGGTCGACAGACGGCCGGTCTTCTGCCATCATCCCTGGTGGCAGCGCCGTGAGCCATGCATCATCGGAATAAGGCGGTTGGTCGGAGAGTCAGATGGCGGCTACTGGCCAAGTAATATGGACGCCATGGCGCTTGACGTCGACGCCGTGAGCCTGCCGCAGGGGCGGCGCCTCCCGGGGCCCCAGGCCCTGCAACGGGGACACCTGCTGCTACAGGAGGAGAACGGGGATCTGTACGCTCACAGGATCGTCAGCAAAAGCGTTCACGGACTTGAACTTTTGTGCGAGAAACTGCTGAGCGGgattggcgtggaggaggagccGGCCGCTAAGAGGTCGCCGACCGGCCAGTTCGTTCCGGCTCAGGGTAGCAGACCGTCGTGGACACAGCAGGATATAATAAGCACGTTCTCCTACGTCCCCACAGTATCTCCTGCTCCCTTGGCACTGTATTTAGGCACAGCCATGATCACTGCACTTGGTGCTTTGCACGTTCCACCTACAGCTGAGAAGTTGCACAATCTTAAACACGAATGAATGAAGGGTCCATTATAAGTATATCCGTTGGAGATTGAGAGTTCCTTTTGCTATCGTTTGTGCAAGTTGTATCTGATATTAGTAGCGACAGCCGAGGTTGCTATGCGGCCACAGTTAGTGAGATCAATCTCAAAAAGAGTCAATTTCTCTGCAATATATATTACTTTCAAAGGTCGTGCTACCAACGTGGAAGCACATAGTCTAGTCAAGTTTTCATTGTTGTTAGGGCCGGAGCGCCATATCTGGTTTGGCCAACCACATGAAACAATTTGTATCCCACTTGTTGTAGCTTTTGATGAATATAAACTTGGCTTTATCCCTAAGAAAAAACTACCTTTTATGTTTTTTTTCACGTTTTCTTCTTATAATCACTTTTACTATGTACAAAACTGATTTGTTTCTTCTCATTGAGGAGATGGCGGTTCGGCTTGCGCTCCGCTGCGCCCGGGGGAAGGCCCGTGGACGGCTGCGCTCGGACTCCATCCGTCGAAAATCAATTGCTGCCAGCCAAATGGGGCATGGATCCGGTGCTTGTCCGGCCATAGCTGCCTCGCCGGAGGCCGTGCGGTCCGCTTGGCGTTCGAACACATTGGCAGACGCGCAACCCCTCCGGTGGCACGCCGAACATCGGGACGCACCATGGGCCTCGTCCGACGAGGCCATGGCATGGTGTGCCCGCCGTGCAAGGCATCGGGCGCGGAAGCCAGCGGCTGATGTCGGCGAGGCGGAGTCGCATTCTCCCGCGCCCCGTATGGAGCATCAGTCCTGGCGCCGCAACCGCATCGTCCCTGGATGGATCCATCATCGATCTGACATCCACCGGCACCGTTCGGGTTCCGGTCATCGACGAggaagagtagggcatgggagatgGTGGGGCCTTGAGTCATGTGAGCCAGCTCGTGTCCTATGCCCTACCCTACCTTGCCGGCGACCGGCCCAACTCTCTGAGGAGCGCAGCCGGGCGAGCGGGGAGCGGAACCAGACGAGCTCCGCGTAGATTAGGTTTCACGTTGCATGTAATAATATGAATTTGAGGTTTATAATTTGAGGCATCCGGATGTGAAATGCGTTTTTTCAGGGGTGACCGGTCATTGTCCGCGGACACGCACGGGCGCGTCCGTGGGCGTTTGAGGGTCGGATTTGCCAAGTCCGGCTGTAGACTCTTATATATATTTTTTAGAGAAAAGGTGTCGGTCGAGCCCGAGAAGAGCTCGAACCTAGCCCGATTTAAGGGCACCGCATTACATGGGAATCGAAAGCGGAAAGAAAGATACGATACATGGCACAGGGCACAACAACACAACGAAGGCACCATAGAGCCAAAGCACTAAGTAGCGaggatggcaattttagttgTCAAGTATGATAATTTCTTTTCAGATGGCAAATTTTAATTTTTGAGGGTTTTTTGTGGCAACTTTAATTGTAAAAATATAGGGCCGGAGTGCTTCATGTCACACGCGTGGCACTTATAATTTAGGTAAATTTAACCAACACAGTCATCGTGGATAGTTTATAAAAATAAAAACCAATTTTGTGGTAGGTTTTTGGGAACCCATGCTATGTACTTCCTGGTGATTCCACTCAGCTGGAG
This genomic window contains:
- the LOC109778117 gene encoding F-box protein At2g17830-like, which codes for MSGGTKRCRQPAGTRLPRDVIASILVRLPAIELRRHCRVCKEWRDVISDPAFIKAHMVQGPRAPTHTVVFVPSSSRCGGRGCLFDEHWRLTARFTVGDSEVLIGTCNGLLCFHDQLKGVMKVVEPFTGESLAVPVPTDSSRWRVARSYCFGFDATRRQFKIVHRGKPCGQPYIPGVRHGQLQVFTFGADTECRTLRSIASCSSNSSDELPCNGGAMYWSYTDKVGLIPKYARLDLATEEITSVECRLVDRRPVFCHHPWWQRREPCIIGIRRLVGESDGGYWPSNMDAMALDVDAVSLPQGRRLPGPQALQRGHLLLQEENGDLYAHRIVSKSVHGLELLCEKLLSGIGVEEEPAAKRSPTGQFVPAQGSRPSWTQQDIISTFSYVPTVSPAPLALYLGTAMITALGALHVPPTAEKLHNLKHE